The following are encoded in a window of Brevibacillus ruminantium genomic DNA:
- a CDS encoding helix-turn-helix domain-containing protein — translation MEESVSTLQFTTIGDVIKRYREQANLSITQLANMSGVHKGVISKIELGDTKRPELRTIKAIAHVLEIPYQEIVEHYIDVEKRVEALKELLMEAVEFSNEPLVSKVALKLLESPQEDTYNAIKQLYLLTENLADTAFKLMLYKIIARYARERGVPPYVAKSLLQIYLIERLDLKQMEESFKAGEEILHYVDFLSQEERIIYYFRMGLQAFAIKRYKQCIELCEAGLALETTQTELKARAYLAMINSYLLTENYEAVESHLVFYELLDYSFVKESAKLTRAIVKARKKEYNIAIPMLKSCLEEISEHARIHVINELLRVYFEVGDTELISELLTKEEQYLVFDAKTPYKHSSLGEYFKYKGNFYFNTGKFDEGVTSYLNSMLAYGRINDHEEITKCMSDLIASYVSYGKGIDALSTQKLKQVYNELIDSSP, via the coding sequence ATGGAGGAAAGTGTAAGCACTCTTCAATTTACTACCATCGGTGATGTCATAAAAAGATACAGAGAACAGGCTAATCTAAGTATCACACAACTTGCAAACATGTCGGGGGTACACAAGGGGGTTATTTCAAAAATCGAATTAGGGGATACGAAACGACCAGAATTACGAACAATCAAAGCGATAGCGCATGTTCTGGAAATCCCATATCAAGAAATTGTTGAGCACTATATTGATGTAGAAAAACGGGTGGAAGCGTTAAAGGAACTGCTTATGGAGGCCGTAGAATTTTCAAACGAGCCTTTAGTATCAAAAGTAGCTTTGAAACTTCTCGAATCTCCACAAGAAGATACATATAACGCGATAAAACAGCTATATCTTCTGACGGAAAACCTTGCAGATACAGCTTTTAAGTTGATGCTATACAAGATCATCGCAAGATACGCACGAGAGCGAGGGGTTCCTCCATACGTTGCAAAAAGTCTGTTACAAATTTATCTAATTGAGCGACTTGACTTAAAGCAAATGGAGGAGTCTTTCAAAGCTGGCGAGGAAATCTTGCACTACGTCGACTTCTTATCTCAAGAAGAAAGGATTATTTACTATTTCAGAATGGGACTACAAGCTTTTGCGATAAAGAGATACAAGCAGTGTATTGAACTTTGCGAGGCAGGTCTAGCATTGGAGACGACACAAACAGAACTCAAAGCAAGGGCATATTTGGCAATGATCAACTCTTATCTACTAACTGAAAATTATGAAGCTGTAGAAAGTCATTTGGTTTTCTATGAATTACTTGATTATAGTTTTGTTAAAGAATCGGCTAAACTAACAAGAGCTATTGTTAAAGCAAGGAAAAAGGAATACAACATAGCAATCCCCATGTTAAAAAGTTGCCTTGAAGAAATCAGCGAACATGCCCGTATACACGTCATAAATGAATTATTAAGGGTTTATTTCGAAGTAGGAGATACAGAGTTAATCTCCGAACTTCTCACGAAAGAGGAACAATACTTGGTATTTGATGCAAAAACCCCCTATAAACATTCCTCTTTGGGGGAATACTTCAAATATAAAGGTAATTTCTATTTCAATACAGGCAAGTTTGATGAAGGTGTTACGAGCTATTTGAATAGTATGCTAGCATACGGACGGATAAATGATCATGAAGAGATTACCAAATGCATGAGTGATCTTATTGCCTCTTACGTTTCATATGGAAAAGGTATAGATGCGCTATCTACTCAAAAATTAAAACAAGTATATAATGAACTTATTGATTCATCACCATAA
- a CDS encoding peptidylprolyl isomerase, translating into MKKVIRIATALSLAVPLMSASMVSAAPAPTAHDYNKEIQVNQFRPHGGDQAEVQEFFAEFVKNIANPKEVEKFLAADSQTRAAVQEYLAGLSQYKEVKVVEAKVEKLYTVADYGAFTNYRAIAKFKYLGYTKDNKIIEKTDYIGLAKLGKETTDWKLWGLVWQDTGIDVSDVKLFQLEKPAKGEEICVITTDAGVIKLRLFPDKAPKAVQNFKELSKKGFYNERLFHRVINDFMIQIGGKEETPEENETIFGGAFEDEFNRDLFHFRGAISMGNEGPNSNTNHFFIVQSPNVDQQYLDLSALPLNAEAKYQEIGGRAYLDNRHTVFGQVFEGMEAVDKIAAQNTDENGLPLKDAMRILKIEFVKYE; encoded by the coding sequence ATGAAAAAGGTAATTCGTATCGCAACTGCTCTCAGCCTTGCCGTTCCACTTATGAGCGCATCGATGGTATCAGCGGCGCCTGCACCAACGGCCCATGACTACAACAAGGAAATCCAGGTGAATCAATTCCGTCCACATGGCGGGGACCAAGCGGAAGTGCAAGAATTTTTTGCGGAGTTTGTTAAGAATATTGCGAATCCAAAAGAGGTGGAAAAGTTTCTGGCGGCTGATTCTCAAACGAGAGCAGCAGTGCAGGAATACCTAGCGGGCCTGTCACAATACAAGGAAGTGAAAGTCGTAGAAGCGAAGGTAGAAAAGCTGTATACGGTTGCTGATTACGGTGCTTTCACCAACTATCGTGCCATTGCCAAATTCAAGTACCTTGGCTACACGAAGGACAATAAGATTATCGAAAAGACGGATTACATAGGATTGGCGAAGCTGGGCAAGGAAACAACGGATTGGAAGCTGTGGGGACTGGTTTGGCAGGATACCGGAATCGATGTCTCGGATGTGAAGCTGTTCCAGCTCGAAAAGCCGGCCAAGGGTGAAGAAATCTGCGTCATCACGACCGATGCAGGAGTGATCAAGCTGAGGCTGTTCCCCGACAAGGCTCCGAAGGCAGTCCAAAATTTCAAGGAGCTTTCGAAAAAGGGCTTCTACAATGAGCGTTTGTTCCACCGTGTGATCAATGATTTCATGATCCAAATCGGCGGCAAAGAAGAAACGCCGGAGGAAAACGAGACGATCTTTGGTGGCGCGTTTGAAGATGAGTTCAACCGGGACCTGTTCCACTTCAGAGGGGCGATCAGCATGGGGAACGAAGGACCGAACTCCAATACCAACCATTTCTTCATCGTACAAAGTCCGAATGTAGATCAGCAGTACCTGGATCTGTCTGCACTCCCGTTGAATGCGGAAGCGAAGTATCAGGAGATTGGCGGCCGCGCATATCTGGATAACCGTCACACCGTATTCGGACAAGTATTTGAAGGAATGGAAGCAGTGGACAAGATCGCTGCTCAGAATACGGATGAGAACGGACTTCCGCTTAAGGATGCGATGCGAATCTTGAAGATTGAATTTGTGAAATACGAATAA
- a CDS encoding protoporphyrinogen/coproporphyrinogen oxidase, with product METYDVAIVGGGVAGLTAAIYAAKAGKQAVIIEKQDRLGGRAITNKKNGAYFNLGGHALYCGDAHATFREFELNLPGDQPSRDAYGIWKGKLSTLPMGVTSLFTTPLLTWKGKMEVAAWFAKLGKLDTHPFDQISLREWIETNLQDPMVRNVFYSLLRTASYVMAPDLQAAGPVLKQLQNSMKGVLYLDRGWGTLVDELRKKASEYGVHFLTKNKVNRIEHQNGIVQHVLCEDGTKVSARNIIVTTSPAIACQLVPHAEETALHTWKEQAIEVTAACLDVALRRLPQPKQQFVYGIDQTVFLSNQSRAAYLSEDGAQVISLIKYQGRETNSEKDLQDLEQTLDLVQPGWREELVVKQYLPKITVCHDFMHVKRQENPGPAVPEINGLYVAGEWASHGELLVDAATASAKRAVQHILSHEEMERIPYEHRKIV from the coding sequence ATGGAAACATACGATGTGGCTATTGTCGGCGGGGGAGTCGCAGGATTAACAGCTGCGATCTATGCAGCAAAGGCAGGCAAGCAAGCGGTAATCATTGAAAAACAGGATCGCTTAGGCGGTCGAGCGATTACGAATAAGAAAAATGGAGCGTACTTCAACCTGGGAGGGCATGCCTTGTATTGTGGAGATGCTCATGCTACGTTCCGTGAATTTGAATTGAATCTGCCAGGAGATCAACCTTCCCGTGATGCCTATGGGATTTGGAAAGGAAAACTAAGCACTCTACCCATGGGAGTTACATCCTTATTCACCACCCCCCTCTTAACCTGGAAAGGTAAAATGGAGGTAGCTGCTTGGTTTGCGAAATTAGGAAAGCTAGATACTCATCCATTTGATCAAATCAGTCTCCGCGAATGGATTGAAACAAATTTACAAGATCCCATGGTTCGAAATGTATTTTACTCTCTGCTGCGAACAGCAAGTTATGTAATGGCTCCTGACTTACAAGCTGCCGGCCCAGTTTTAAAACAACTTCAAAACTCCATGAAAGGTGTCTTGTATCTAGATCGTGGCTGGGGCACACTGGTCGATGAATTAAGGAAAAAAGCATCTGAATACGGAGTGCACTTTTTAACCAAGAACAAGGTCAATCGTATCGAACATCAGAACGGAATTGTACAACATGTCCTTTGTGAAGACGGAACGAAAGTAAGTGCGAGAAATATCATCGTCACAACTTCGCCTGCGATCGCTTGCCAGTTGGTGCCCCATGCGGAGGAAACCGCTCTCCATACTTGGAAAGAACAGGCGATTGAAGTCACTGCAGCTTGTTTAGATGTCGCTTTGCGCCGACTTCCACAACCGAAGCAACAATTTGTATATGGAATCGATCAAACTGTCTTTCTCTCCAATCAATCGCGTGCAGCTTACCTAAGCGAAGATGGTGCACAAGTCATATCCTTGATCAAGTATCAAGGAAGGGAGACAAACTCAGAAAAAGATTTACAAGACCTGGAACAAACCTTGGATTTGGTGCAACCGGGTTGGCGGGAGGAATTAGTTGTCAAACAATACCTTCCAAAGATCACGGTTTGCCATGATTTTATGCATGTAAAACGTCAAGAGAACCCAGGGCCCGCTGTCCCGGAAATTAATGGGTTATATGTAGCAGGAGAGTGGGCTTCACACGGTGAACTACTGGTCGATGCCGCGACAGCAAGCGCCAAAAGAGCTGTACAGCATATACTCTCGCATGAGGAAATGGAGAGAATCCCCTATGAGCATCGAAAAATTGTATAA
- a CDS encoding RNA polymerase sigma-70 factor, with amino-acid sequence MSIEKLYNLYKTPLFSLAYRMLGSVMDAEDIVQEAFLAYDQLSDSSVIKNERAFLYKIVTNRCLDLLRSSAKKRELYVGPWLPEPLIENNALGGDPSDAYLQHESISTAYLLLLQQLNAVERAVFLLREIFHYSYDEVAEMIGKSSTNCRQIYHRAKKSIHFDPDQTPSISMAEEQIKEFVNSLMQGNTSKLLELVSENVVFYSDGGGKVRAAQIPIIGFDKVINFHDNILRMYGGKYSYSFLTVNGLPGVQVKADEKIQYIYSFAFKNNQIQTIYAVANPDKLRHVQ; translated from the coding sequence ATGAGCATCGAAAAATTGTATAATTTGTATAAAACTCCTCTTTTTTCATTAGCCTATCGGATGCTGGGGAGTGTTATGGATGCAGAAGACATTGTACAAGAAGCCTTTCTTGCATATGATCAGTTGTCCGATTCTTCTGTAATTAAAAATGAGCGAGCATTTTTATACAAGATCGTTACGAACCGGTGTCTGGACCTTCTCCGTTCGTCGGCAAAGAAACGAGAACTGTACGTTGGACCATGGCTTCCAGAGCCTCTGATCGAGAATAATGCTCTGGGAGGAGATCCATCAGATGCGTATTTACAACACGAATCAATTTCCACGGCGTACCTTTTGCTTTTGCAGCAACTAAACGCTGTAGAAAGAGCAGTATTCCTGCTCCGTGAGATTTTTCATTATTCGTATGATGAAGTAGCGGAAATGATCGGAAAAAGCAGTACAAATTGCCGTCAAATCTATCATCGAGCCAAAAAGAGCATTCATTTCGATCCTGATCAAACCCCTTCGATCTCGATGGCAGAGGAGCAAATAAAGGAGTTTGTGAACTCTTTAATGCAAGGAAATACGAGCAAACTGCTTGAGCTAGTCAGTGAAAATGTGGTTTTCTATTCAGACGGCGGAGGCAAAGTAAGAGCTGCGCAAATTCCTATCATTGGCTTTGATAAAGTCATCAATTTTCATGATAATATACTCAGAATGTATGGAGGGAAGTATTCTTATTCGTTCCTTACAGTAAACGGGTTGCCGGGGGTTCAAGTCAAAGCGGATGAAAAAATTCAGTATATATACTCATTTGCTTTTAAAAATAATCAAATCCAAACGATCTATGCCGTAGCAAATCCGGATAAACTACGACATGTGCAATAA
- the nagZ gene encoding beta-N-acetylhexosaminidase has translation MKKLSMLVGLWSMLIIGFLSGCSGNQPTSPANPSPPVPAPEASSEPPPSPSAPIAEKDAIRERIDKMTLEEKIGQMIIAGVQGTSASSEDERMIKEQHVGGIIFYKNNLSDPSSVVRFANQLKQWNESHSVPLLLTVDQEGGRVSRLPGLDLLPTAQEIGQWNNREAAGEIGAILGEELKGMGLNMNFAPVLDINNNPKNPVIGDRSFGSTAEIVSSMGIEVMKKMKQTGVIPVVKHFPGHGDTETDSHLDLPVIHKSEKDLTQLEWKPFASAIEEGADAVMVAHILFPQIDEQYPSSLSRAVVTGQLRDKLGFEGVILTDDLTMGAIVNRYGIGEASVLSVQAGTDIVLIAHEYSNVDKVIAALKQSVADGTLSEERIDESVRRILQLKTKFNLEDKPVDPPDLTLLNERISKAIDTYRIQ, from the coding sequence ATGAAGAAGCTGTCTATGCTAGTAGGTTTATGGTCGATGTTAATCATCGGATTTCTATCCGGATGTTCCGGGAACCAACCGACCTCTCCTGCCAATCCATCCCCTCCCGTTCCTGCGCCCGAAGCGAGTTCCGAGCCGCCTCCGAGTCCATCCGCACCTATAGCGGAGAAGGACGCGATTCGTGAAAGAATAGACAAGATGACGCTGGAGGAAAAAATCGGACAGATGATCATTGCCGGTGTACAAGGGACCTCCGCCTCATCCGAGGATGAAAGAATGATTAAGGAACAGCATGTCGGAGGGATTATCTTTTATAAAAATAACCTGTCCGATCCGTCCTCGGTCGTTCGCTTTGCAAACCAGCTCAAGCAATGGAACGAGAGCCATTCTGTCCCACTGCTGCTTACTGTAGATCAGGAAGGCGGGCGAGTCAGTCGTTTGCCTGGGCTTGATCTTCTGCCGACCGCACAGGAAATCGGGCAATGGAACAACCGGGAAGCCGCGGGGGAAATTGGCGCTATCCTTGGAGAAGAGCTTAAGGGAATGGGCTTGAACATGAACTTTGCTCCGGTGCTCGATATTAATAACAACCCGAAGAACCCGGTTATCGGAGACCGCTCTTTTGGATCGACTGCCGAAATCGTATCCTCCATGGGCATAGAAGTTATGAAGAAAATGAAGCAGACCGGAGTCATCCCGGTCGTGAAGCATTTTCCGGGACATGGGGATACCGAGACGGATTCCCATCTGGATTTGCCGGTTATTCATAAGAGCGAGAAGGATTTAACCCAACTGGAGTGGAAGCCTTTCGCCAGTGCCATTGAGGAAGGGGCGGACGCTGTTATGGTGGCTCATATTTTGTTTCCGCAAATCGATGAGCAATATCCTTCTTCCTTATCGCGGGCGGTAGTGACGGGCCAATTACGCGATAAGCTGGGTTTCGAGGGCGTCATCTTGACGGACGACCTGACCATGGGAGCGATTGTGAACCGGTATGGAATCGGGGAGGCATCTGTTCTTTCGGTGCAGGCGGGGACCGATATTGTTCTCATTGCCCATGAATACTCTAATGTGGATAAAGTGATTGCCGCCCTGAAGCAAAGCGTAGCGGATGGCACGCTGTCCGAAGAGAGGATTGACGAAAGCGTCCGGAGAATTCTACAGTTGAAAACCAAGTTCAACCTGGAGGACAAGCCGGTCGATCCCCCTGATTTGACGTTGCTAAATGAACGGATAAGTAAGGCGATAGACACCTATCGAATACAATAG
- a CDS encoding TetR/AcrR family transcriptional regulator: MDRESIKRKRILDYAQQQFATVGYSKVSTAQIASDLKMSKSTFYKYFTSKEELLFAVIDDFYNSFEQEIQSIINDDRMDITEKVQSFILSVRKRFSQLHASVVEDFRRAVPEAYVHLEERRRSIITGTLIGMFEQGARDGFFRSDIPPIIIVNVLIQAMQHLEHPEVIDRLGYNFADMFPQVFAVIMEGSLSEEGRKRFRS, encoded by the coding sequence ATGGATAGGGAAAGTATAAAAAGAAAACGAATTTTGGATTATGCCCAGCAGCAGTTTGCAACAGTCGGCTACTCCAAAGTTTCGACAGCACAGATTGCGTCCGATCTGAAAATGAGCAAATCGACCTTTTATAAATACTTCACAAGTAAGGAAGAACTGCTGTTTGCAGTAATCGACGATTTCTACAATTCATTCGAGCAGGAAATTCAAAGCATCATCAACGACGATAGGATGGATATCACCGAGAAAGTACAGTCGTTCATTCTTAGTGTCAGGAAGCGGTTTAGCCAATTGCACGCCTCGGTCGTCGAAGACTTCCGAAGGGCCGTCCCGGAAGCATATGTACATCTCGAGGAACGCCGGAGGAGCATCATAACGGGAACCCTCATCGGCATGTTCGAACAGGGGGCGAGGGATGGATTTTTCCGTTCCGATATTCCGCCGATCATTATCGTGAACGTATTGATTCAGGCGATGCAGCATTTGGAGCATCCGGAGGTGATCGACAGGTTGGGGTACAACTTCGCTGATATGTTTCCTCAAGTGTTCGCGGTTATTATGGAAGGCAGCTTATCGGAGGAGGGTCGAAAACGTTTCCGTTCATGA
- a CDS encoding FAD-dependent monooxygenase, whose amino-acid sequence MKAIIIGAGIGGLSTAIALRKIGMNVKVFESKKEVRFAGAGLGIGANAVRALQKLDVGDQVLRAGKLLEELRILTPAGKILQRTETAAISRKYGPDNVTIERGMLLELLLCALGQEQIIHTGKTYRRFEQNDSGVKVWFEDGSTEEGDLLVGADGVHSNIREALLPNAKPQYAGYTCWRAVVQAEPDLLQYDPNVFIETWGRRGRFGLVPLSNNRIYWFACVNAKSPNSQLRSDTIRDLMRRFEGYHEPIPQILTQTSDRQLLQHDIYYLPPIRRFAFGRIVLLGDAAHAMTPNMGQGAGQSIEDAVILASHLKHNPAIKVALERYERERVGRTGKITRMSNRIGMVAQLDGRVSAALRDALFPSIPARILEKQLEYLYEVRLE is encoded by the coding sequence ATGAAAGCAATCATTATCGGCGCGGGCATCGGAGGACTGAGTACAGCCATTGCTTTGCGTAAAATCGGGATGAACGTGAAAGTGTTTGAAAGCAAGAAAGAAGTACGTTTCGCAGGTGCCGGGCTCGGAATTGGGGCGAACGCCGTTCGAGCATTGCAGAAGCTTGATGTCGGCGATCAAGTCCTTCGGGCAGGGAAGCTGTTAGAAGAGCTTCGCATCCTTACGCCCGCAGGGAAAATACTGCAGCGCACGGAAACAGCCGCCATTAGCCGCAAGTACGGACCCGATAATGTTACGATTGAACGTGGAATGCTGCTGGAGTTGCTCTTGTGCGCTTTAGGTCAGGAGCAAATTATTCATACTGGAAAAACTTACAGGCGTTTTGAACAAAATGACTCCGGAGTGAAAGTATGGTTTGAAGACGGTTCAACGGAGGAAGGAGATTTACTGGTCGGCGCGGACGGTGTTCACTCCAACATTCGCGAAGCTTTGCTGCCGAATGCAAAGCCACAATATGCGGGATACACTTGTTGGAGGGCGGTTGTGCAGGCCGAACCAGACTTGCTTCAATATGATCCGAATGTATTTATAGAAACATGGGGTCGCAGGGGACGCTTTGGTTTGGTTCCCTTGTCGAACAACCGGATCTATTGGTTCGCCTGCGTGAATGCCAAATCACCGAATTCTCAATTAAGAAGCGATACTATACGGGACTTGATGAGGAGATTCGAGGGTTATCATGAACCGATACCTCAAATACTGACGCAAACCTCTGATCGTCAATTGCTCCAACATGATATTTACTATCTACCGCCAATTCGCCGTTTTGCGTTCGGACGCATCGTTTTACTCGGTGACGCGGCACATGCCATGACGCCCAATATGGGACAAGGAGCCGGACAGTCTATTGAAGACGCAGTCATCCTGGCAAGTCACTTGAAACACAATCCTGCCATTAAAGTGGCGCTGGAAAGATATGAACGCGAACGTGTCGGTCGAACCGGGAAAATTACCAGAATGTCCAACCGGATCGGAATGGTAGCACAGCTGGACGGGCGCGTTTCCGCCGCCCTTCGCGATGCTCTGTTTCCGTCTATTCCGGCAAGGATCTTGGAGAAGCAGTTGGAATATCTATATGAAGTAAGACTTGAATAG
- a CDS encoding MFS transporter — MSSHQISFQSLFRQPKSAWAVAFACVVAFMGIGLVDPILPAIAEKLQATPSQVSLLFSSYMVMTGITMLVTGWVSSRIGPKPTLLIGLLGIIVFAFLGGMSNSVGEIVWYRAGWGLGNAFFISTALAVIVSVASGGTAGAIVLYEAAIGLGMSVGPLLGGLLGGISWRGPFFGVSVLMAIAFLAVFVLLNEVPAPTRRSSLLDPLRALSHGGLFTLAVTALLYNYGFFTLLAFSPFVLHMDEHSLGYVFFFWGVMLAITSVIIAPRLQEKYGSIATLRIMLLLLALVLLAMGVGVDSRVILVLAIVIAGAILGVINTVLTTSVMDAAPVERAVASSAYSFVRFSGGAVAPWLAGKLAEWYSPQVPFYMGAIAVIAGILVLVIGKKSLAQVK; from the coding sequence GTGAGCAGTCATCAAATTTCCTTTCAAAGCTTGTTTAGACAGCCCAAATCAGCCTGGGCAGTCGCCTTTGCCTGTGTCGTTGCTTTTATGGGCATCGGTCTGGTCGACCCAATCCTGCCTGCTATCGCCGAAAAGCTGCAGGCTACCCCCAGCCAGGTGTCCCTGCTGTTTTCCAGCTACATGGTGATGACGGGGATCACCATGCTGGTCACCGGCTGGGTATCGAGCCGGATCGGTCCCAAGCCTACCCTGTTGATTGGCCTTCTCGGGATTATCGTTTTTGCCTTTTTGGGCGGCATGTCCAATTCGGTTGGGGAAATTGTCTGGTACCGGGCCGGATGGGGGCTGGGCAACGCCTTCTTCATCTCTACCGCTCTCGCCGTCATCGTCAGCGTCGCCAGCGGCGGTACTGCCGGTGCCATCGTCCTGTATGAAGCGGCCATTGGTCTAGGCATGTCCGTCGGTCCGCTGCTCGGCGGTCTGCTGGGCGGGATCAGCTGGCGCGGTCCGTTTTTTGGTGTCTCTGTCCTGATGGCGATCGCCTTTCTTGCCGTATTTGTTCTGCTCAATGAAGTCCCCGCTCCCACGCGCCGCAGCTCGCTGCTCGATCCTCTGCGGGCGCTCTCACACGGCGGGCTCTTTACCCTGGCTGTCACTGCTCTTCTCTACAACTACGGCTTTTTTACGCTGCTTGCCTTCTCGCCGTTTGTCCTGCATATGGATGAACACAGCCTGGGATACGTCTTCTTCTTTTGGGGCGTCATGCTTGCCATCACCTCGGTCATCATCGCTCCCCGGCTGCAAGAAAAGTACGGATCAATTGCTACTTTACGTATCATGCTGCTCTTGCTGGCTCTCGTATTGCTGGCCATGGGTGTCGGGGTCGACTCGAGGGTTATTCTGGTTCTCGCCATCGTCATCGCCGGTGCCATTCTGGGGGTGATCAATACGGTGTTGACGACCTCGGTCATGGATGCTGCACCTGTGGAAAGAGCTGTCGCTTCCTCGGCATACAGCTTCGTCCGTTTTTCCGGCGGAGCCGTCGCTCCCTGGCTGGCCGGAAAACTGGCCGAATGGTATTCCCCTCAGGTGCCTTTCTATATGGGAGCTATTGCAGTAATCGCCGGTATTCTAGTACTGGTCATCGGGAAAAAATCGCTGGCGCAGGTGAAATGA
- a CDS encoding MerR family transcriptional regulator: MYRIEEVSKKTNLTKRALRHYEEIGVISPSGRSEGGYRLYTEEDIAHIIEVKNTRDLLGASLQEIKEIMDLGKRYELLKQDYFQNQHTSEKLRLLTELEETLEAQRVVLQEKLTKLAVMIEGYDEKLTRIRNKKRELERET, translated from the coding sequence TTGTACCGAATCGAGGAGGTCTCCAAGAAGACCAATTTGACGAAAAGAGCGCTTCGCCACTATGAGGAAATAGGGGTGATCAGCCCATCCGGCCGCTCTGAGGGCGGTTATCGCCTTTATACGGAGGAGGATATCGCACACATCATCGAGGTTAAAAATACCCGTGATCTTCTGGGAGCATCCCTGCAGGAAATCAAAGAGATCATGGATCTCGGCAAACGTTACGAGCTGTTGAAGCAGGATTACTTCCAGAATCAACATACCAGTGAAAAGCTGCGTCTGTTGACAGAGCTGGAGGAAACTTTGGAGGCACAGCGCGTCGTCCTTCAGGAAAAGCTGACCAAATTGGCCGTCATGATTGAGGGCTACGATGAAAAACTGACGCGGATCCGCAATAAAAAACGAGAGCTCGAACGGGAAACGTAA
- a CDS encoding DUF4367 domain-containing protein, whose translation MFDQEQALSQLLRQKSKDFTVSPRLKNRIMASVMAVQADQMAAQAAQADLPTRSLPPAQADRADATRHRVPSGRTASRKTNAGKPLLAMVSLLVLMITSGFVVLKYLEIKNEAGETVLSYQEARPLSAEKIEELKAKQATIDQLRSTLQPGTAAAVYQAKDENGQPQYFYIQNPLVVNNLDALKERLGPDLRTPAEKIDGYRFSQATLFIGYELDDSQMAVMAAEAQEQNKEYVIRPVPMRSDITSVSITYENDAGQILFLNARHQEGQGRIVLPAVHEQSEQVLIHGSEGIYLEYLHPEGGKRKILEWLQAGSNWLLSLTTADGFSKDDLIRIAESISARKISSR comes from the coding sequence ATGTTTGACCAGGAACAAGCTCTTTCACAGTTGTTGAGGCAAAAAAGCAAAGATTTTACGGTCAGTCCCCGATTGAAAAATAGAATTATGGCGTCTGTTATGGCGGTACAAGCGGATCAGATGGCTGCTCAAGCGGCTCAGGCCGACCTACCCACTCGGTCATTGCCGCCTGCTCAAGCAGACCGGGCTGACGCGACTCGGCACCGCGTTCCGTCTGGCAGAACCGCGTCTCGTAAAACCAATGCCGGAAAGCCGCTTTTGGCGATGGTCAGCTTGCTGGTCCTCATGATCACGAGTGGATTTGTTGTCCTCAAATACCTGGAGATTAAAAATGAAGCGGGAGAAACCGTGCTGTCCTACCAGGAGGCTCGGCCGCTTTCTGCGGAGAAGATCGAAGAGTTGAAAGCAAAGCAAGCCACAATCGATCAACTGCGCAGCACGCTTCAGCCGGGGACGGCGGCGGCTGTCTATCAGGCAAAAGACGAAAACGGCCAGCCCCAATACTTCTATATTCAAAATCCGCTCGTCGTGAACAACCTGGACGCGCTGAAAGAACGGCTGGGTCCCGATCTGCGCACTCCGGCAGAAAAGATTGATGGGTACCGTTTTTCTCAAGCCACCCTGTTTATCGGATACGAACTCGACGACTCGCAGATGGCAGTCATGGCTGCAGAAGCACAGGAACAAAACAAGGAATATGTGATCCGCCCCGTACCCATGCGCTCTGACATTACTTCTGTGTCAATTACCTATGAAAATGATGCCGGTCAGATCCTCTTCCTGAATGCGCGCCATCAGGAAGGACAGGGCCGTATCGTGCTGCCGGCCGTGCATGAACAGTCCGAGCAGGTGCTGATCCACGGAAGCGAGGGCATCTATTTGGAATATTTGCATCCAGAAGGCGGAAAAAGAAAAATACTGGAGTGGCTCCAAGCCGGATCAAACTGGCTTCTCTCCCTCACCACTGCAGACGGTTTTTCCAAAGACGACCTGATCCGGATAGCCGAATCCATATCGGCCCGGAAAATCTCGAGCCGGTAA